The Cuculus canorus isolate bCucCan1 chromosome 5, bCucCan1.pri, whole genome shotgun sequence DNA segment CacagattttcaaaacaaaaaaccccaacaataaCATATCCATACCTTTTCATACCATTAACTATGAATATGGTTGACTTAAAgattgtaatttctttttttcattcagcttAGTTACAGTCAAAGGCAGGTCAATACTAACAGCACATAACCTTATAGAAAAAGGAATCACCATagcaattttaagaaaacatgaacTAGACATGCaatgaaagaaatttaagaaaacataCTGATCTAAACATGGAAAAGTATACAAAAGAATTTCTCAGCGTATTAGATTTGATGGTTTAGTCCATGAAAGGACAAGTTCATAGCGTGAATATTGAGCAAACATTAGGATATCAAGAGCAGCAATAATCTTCTCACACAATCAAAGAAGCAGATGAAGCATTCTAATATAATTGGGTTTTCTCCACACACCAAATTTCTCTGGGTTTATGTTTCTTTGCCCATGAGGAAGCAGTTAGTCTGAGAGATAGACACCAAACGTACATAAAACATGAGTTAAAAGACTGCTAGCAATCTATCTTTGAAGGAAATTTTTACATGGATCTATTCAGTCTAATTTTAAATTAGGCCTTCCACTCtgatttctgtctctgttttctaGGTGAATGCCAAAATATATCCAATATATATCCAGTTCTGTCCAACCAGGACTACATTCCTGTTACTTTACTTCAATGCTTCAGACACCCCCTTTTTGTTCAGAGCTCTGCACAAAGCCCTGACAAgtactttcatttttccctaAAGGAGGATGTTATGGAAGTAATCAGGTGTGTGGCCTGGAAGAAAGCTGCTTGCTTGCTTGTACAGTTAGATATCCATTCCGAGTCAGGCAGCCCAGAGAGATCTGGTTTGCCAGTCAGTGTCAAAGCATGGCTAGGAAAGGGAACAACaacaaacttcaaaaaaaccTAACACCTCATAATCTCCCTCCTCCgctccaaaaaaaacccctaaaatatcaccaccaaagaaaaaaaaaaaaaaggcacatgaAGCACAGGCTAAGGGGGATCCCTGCTGGCAAGACGATGAAATACACGCACACCATTTTCAAACACATCATTCACTCACTACCAGTTTCTTCCACATCTGAACGCCAAAAGCATTACACATTCACTGTGCATTCAATGTGACACCAGCCTCTTGTTCCTAAAGCCAGCGCTCCCCCACCCACACAGCACAGGCTGCTCGAGAGCAGCTGTTTGGTGGGGCAAAGGGAGAAATCAGTCTCCATTTCACCACATTTATCAAGGATAAAGATTCCCAGCATACTTGAATTGAATGGGCTGATGGACCCATTTCTACAGTTTCTGTTGCAGAAGAGTGGGAGGACGGGACCCAGCTGGTTTCCCACTTATTGACATTGGTCATTTTTTCTACAACACAACAGGTATTCGACATCATTCCCCTTAGGCAATAATTGTATCAGGGAAACAATATATCTCACCTACTCATTTTAATTAGTGGTACACATTAAACAATTAAATCAGCCAATAATGGATACTTGTGTATTTagaagaagaaggaataaaataaaacagatcttgcctttgcttttttgtACATTACATTAAACTCCTGCAAGATTTCAACAACTGCAACAAATTTCAagacacaaaacagaaataattcttaCCTATGGTTATCATAAAGATACTTACGATGCATCTTGGGACAAACTGTGCTCAAAAAAGTGTTAACAACTGGATGAGAGAGACATTAACTCCCAGACCATAATCATGACTaagcaaagaaagcaagagagagtTAAAGTGATTATCCAATACAGGACAACATATTTTACAGGACATTGACATTATGAAGAGGTTCAATTTTCCTGTTACAAATTACATACTTGAGAATAACAGACATTTCCAGTGGCTCAGAAAACGAATTTATTTGACacttaaaatgaaggaaagcacagaggttgttgtctttttttttttaaacaaactttaTTACAAATCTATAGGTTTAAGAAAATATCCAGAAACTGTCAAAATAGTATGAAAAATGCTACCATCCTATTCACAGTTACCAGTTTTCTCCGATAAACATAACATACAAAAATTGATAAGAAACCATGGCAATACTTTTTGGTGACAGAAGTCAGATATCTGTAACTCTAAATGCCCTGCCAACAACTAAGATGCTGCTGGCAGCCCTTGGGAATGATTAAGTTGcactttttctgaaaactggaTGTCTGGATGAAAAAGCTATGTACATAGACACATACTGTATTTTACCATATCTGCAGGTAACTCAGGGCAAAGAAAACATGGCCCAGCACAAAACTTAGTCTATAAAAACCTGGAGAGCCAGGGAATGTTTTTACGTGGTATTCTCTATGCTCTGGTTCCCACTGtcttttaaatcttaaaacCTAATAAAGACCAATTGTTTTCCACTCATTTATGGTTGGAAGCTGCAGCATAGATCATTCACAACCGCATTCCTAAATCCTTTAAGCCACACAGAACCAGGAGGCCACAACTCAGAGCTTCAGTGTACAAGAAGCATCAGCGTAAGAAGCGTGGAGATTTTGAAGCAGGATGGACCATTCCTGTTACAATAACTGCTCAAGGTATTGACGCAATCTCAAAACGAAAAAACAAGCACACAACTAAGTATAATTTAACTCTGCTTGAGGTGCTTGAGGGTCCTTAGGCAGAGGATGTCAGGGATTTCCTATTGATCAATCCTCTTTTTGCCAGCAGCAACTTGGGAGAAACCAGaatcatcttaaaaaaatactcagtgcatttcattaattttgctggttttaactAAATCAAAAAGCACAGAACCAAGAGTTATACAAAGAACGCTACGTTGCAGGAAGGCAACTAGGAATCAAGAGTCTCTCATCACCAGAGCAAACACGATGGAAGATGCAAAAGTGAATTTACAGTAATTTCCTTCCCCATGCAGACCCAATTAACCCTAGGTTAATCAGGGCTACCTGGAACATTTCTTAAAAGCCATCTGCTGGGAAGGAGGTTGCCTAGTTGCCCTTCATTTActgaaaactttatttctgaaacactgtATCATGACAACAGTTAAAAATCCTCATTCCAAAGAAGGGAAATAGTTCATGCACATTCTTGACTGTGAACCTTCAGGCTTGGGAAACGCTTTTCTAGATTGTCAGCAAGTGTCTGATCAGCCTCACGCAGAACTTCAAGGAAACTCTCCACCTGGAAATAAATGACAAAGGTACACacaagcaaaaaggaaaaaagccttgCAAGGAACACAGAATTCTTCTACACGGTACAGGGGGTCTTACCAATCCTGTACCCTCCCACCAacagcagacagcagcagccactgcagagaataatgaaaaatgctCCACAGTATATACTTTCCTCCTAAACCGCACAATTTCAGAAACCTTCCCCAAACTCTTGTTTAAAAGTACACAAAGAAAAGCtacctatgaaaaaaaaattggaataaTTAGTCTGTAAAAATGTACAGGACAAGTTTACATCTACCATAAACTTGCAGGCATCCATTCATTTCAGCACAATTTGACCCTCGTATCAGCTGATGACGTAGGCAAAGCTCTAGCTGAAGTAAGTCAGAAGAGACAGAGGGAGTTAGGTTGCCTAGAATGGCATATTACTCGCATCTGAGCAATTCTGTCCTACTTCTACACCTGATTCTGAAAGGTCTTGCAACCCAATTAGCATTTTTTTAGCCATGTTAAACACCTTGTCATATACTCACTGATGCAAGATACAGAGGTAAGAGGTTCTGAAATGCACAGGAACATGTCTGTTCATTTAAATGTCCCTCGTGTAGTCCTTCCAGCgtattttcctggaaaataaaatgagaaatacaacCAGCATGTCATGAACAGCTGTCAAAAGAACAAACTCAAAACTGTTCACACAGTGTCTACAGTATGTGCTTCATTctcaaaaatataaaacaacCAGAACTTATAGTTCTCAGACAATGTCAGACACAGCTAATACAAAAATGTGTGAAAGCTGACACATCACAAGTCTCTTAATCTGAATGCTTCCACAACAAAGTCCAGCTGAGAAAGTGAGTTTACATATTGATATGTAAACTTTTCTTAAATAAACTGCCTTTCATCGAAAAGAAATGGCTACATAGACCTAGAGAATTTATCACACAGAATCTTGGCCTTAAAGGTACACTCCTGAGAAAACCTATGTCCCTGTCATCTAACATCCATATTGCTATTCACCTTTTGGTTGATTCTCTAATGGATTTCTACTAGGCGACTTCACTTGCACAGAAAAATGCCCATATTAATAGCAACATCTTTTTTCTTACCTACCCTGCAGAAATCCCTCCTAGAATTTTGTCTATTCTTACCTTGGTCAGTTCTTGAAGCATATTGGAAAGTAATTCACAGCAAATATCCTTCAAAATTTTTAAGTGGAAATCTTCCTCGCTTATATCAGTCTTTCCAGTCTCTTCTTGTTCAGATTCCTTCGAGTTATCAACAGGTCTCTTCCCACAGTCCTCCATGTATTGTAAGATACGAATCAAGCTCCCAATCAGGGGCATATCTAGCATAAAGTAACAAGAAAATAGAAACTTAATACTCAATTTTATTTCCCATCCATTCAAGGCATTAGAATTTGAAACACACCACAAGATTTTATACAAAAGCAATAAGAATGTAGATTCTGATAGTGTTGTGTTTTGGTACTCAAAGACAGTtttaaagaaacccaaacctttTTCTCTGCAAGCTAACCTGCATCTATAAAAAGTATATGCCAGTGGTAAGGaatatgagaaggaaaacatctctAGTAGTAACTCAGAGAGGCTAATAGGTTAAATTTGAATCCAGATAATCCTATCTGATAAATCAAACCAACACAATGCCTTTCTGCTGTAGATGACCCCAACTCACATTCCCAAGACAGGCTCTCACTTCTGAAGACTTGTCAATGGATTGaaaagtaacaagtgataaagATAGATTCAAGTGCAGCACCTCcctctaccaaaaaaaaaaattactattgaGCCCTCATACTTTAGCAAAGACGAATACTgcagttttcattaatttactCAATGGAGACTGAACAGAATCTGTAGATTCTATTGCAGAATAGAATATCTTCAGAGATATCCAGTACAACTTTGAGCTTCTGTGATTTTTAGAGTAACCAGTAAAGAATATTGCTGTATTCAAATGTGTAACTGAAGTCTGTGTTCTGAACTGATCTCCAGCAAACAGTAATAAATTACCCACCACATATATGAAGTTAATTgtgaacattaaaataaaacaataaaaagtaaaattataaaaaagcaTGACttgcttttcctcatcttgGTGTGTTCTTGCTCTGTCTGTGAAGCAAACATAGCAGACAGCACGGACAAAATAGAGGCCAGTAGTGTCTTCTGCTCCTGCACAATGATTGGTGGATCATCTGGCTGGCAAAGTTCATGGCAAATGAGGTCACAAAGCAGACTCCAAGTCTCTTTTCCTCCATCAGGAGACTGcacttgagaaagaaaaagagaaccCACCAACCCAACAAATTTAATCTAAGTACATGAATTATATTTCTCCCCATTAAATATCTGATGATCTAGAAGTTACTGCCATTCGTGCTTCCATCATATCCAGCTATTCAAGTGTCTTACCAATAGCCTGAATACCCTCATCCACCGTGGTCAGAAGCTGCAAAATATGCATATAAACATCAAGTCCTTCCAGATTATCTGATctacacaaaacaaacaaaaagaaaaatgaagacaaattaaAGATCTGACTACTGAGTTTAGATTCTGTGCGTTTTGGACACACAGAAGACGATCAGCAATCACTACCATTCTCTTTGATAACAAACTAGCTGACTCATTTCAAATGATAAGTACAGGAAAATGTATTCTAGTGGTCTGTCAAAATCTGTCACACCGAACTAAAGATATTCACAGACCTTAACAAGGTTGTCAGGAGTCTACCCAGTCATGAAACCAAAAAAGAATCTCACGTACCGGACTTGTTTGGCTGCTTCAAGTATACAAGGCACAATCTTAAAATCTGGGAGTTCTTCAGGGGAATCCTCTACAGACGGTCCCACAGACCGACAAGTGCCATTTTTAATCCAGTTTAACATTAGCTCTTCATCTAGATCAAAGAGTTTGTCCACCACTTCACCCACTTTTACCAGCAATTCAACTGCACATATAGAGAACATATAaatttcaacaagaaaaaatacaaagagtaAAAATCAGTTCACAAAACGctaatatataaaattattcagaGTAAATTCAGTGCTGAAATGTATTAGTTTCATTCACAACCTACTAAGGGTTGCTATGTTTATTTCCTTGTTGTGGCACAGATCAGGTAAAGAGCTTGATAAGGATTGCTGGAAAGCCCACTGGCATCTTCTATCTTATTGTGCTATTTATGAAGCAGGAGCTTTATTCTGCAGAGATTTTAGACTCCTGGAAAGCCATAACTTCTGCTTCTAAAGTAAAACTTTACAAGATTTATCCCTAAATAGTTTCCTGTTAACCTTACATCTGCCAATCTGAATTTTACTTAAGTAGATCTGTGACTTCGACCGGACGGAGCAGGATTTCTGAGCATTGTCATTACAAAAACCAACAATAACCAAATGGAAAATGCTAAATTACTAGGATTCCTAGGCAAATGATAACTGCTGTTACAATTGAGTTTTAtgtgaaaagtaaattttactcaaaatatttccaatattAGGTGCTTAGCATGTTTTTTGCTAAATTAGTGCTGACAGAGATTTGTATACTCAAAGCCTGTGCAGCATTCAACTGCCATTGAGAGTAACTATCATTCCTCTAGTTCACATTCCACAAGTACAGTAGTTTTAGAAGTGGGAAATACATAcctaatttaaaaacataaattacaTGAGGTCTTGTTTCAAGGATCAAAAGGACATACATATATCCCTGAATGAAGACTACGTCCTTTACTCTACTGTACCAAGTAACAATTTCTCCTATTAGGCTTATTTTGATTCCCCAACAgagctttcttcttcccctaTGGGTGctattctgctttgttttatatatatttataaaccTGCAAAAGCAGGACAAGTTTATTTTGGTGTCTTTAAATTCATGAagtttacttcattttaaagaaattctgtGCTTCcaatagaaaatatttgaaattacattatttcagttcttttttttttttctgtcaaaaaattCCACCCACCAATTCTCAGCTGGTTTTGGCAACTTACCATTTGTAGAGCTGGACATGATAAAGCAAACACAGTCATACACGGAAGGGTTTTCTCGGATTCTCTCAACCCAGACACTGGCCACCTCAGGCTGTGAAAGGCAAGTTAACAACAACCTAGACAAGAATTGCCCATTTAACAAATTAGAAATCAATTCATTCACATTAGCTGTACAAGTGTAAGTACAAAATAATGACAATGATGTGACAGAAACAGGAATCTAGCTCACAGCAAATTGATTCCAGAACAATGCAAAACCAATaaaaggacaggatgagaagaaaaaatagtgaATTCCCTTGTAAATTTTCTTGTCAGGCCTCAGAATAtagcagaatcatagaatcaccaggttgcaaaagacctctgagatcaagtccaaccatacctatctgccactaaatcatatccttaagtatctcatctacctatcttttaaatacctctaggaatggtgactccaccgtccctgggcagcctgtgccagtgcctgatgaccctttctgtgaagaagtttttcctaatgtccaatctgaacctccactagtgcagcttgaggtcattcacccttgtcctatcacctgtcacttgggagaagagacagcacCCACCCctctacaaactcctttcagggagttgtagacactgataaggtcttccctcagcctccttttctctgggttaaacaacctcagttccctcaaccACTCCTACTCTAACAGTGCATTAATTCTGAGATGTCCCACCTGCTTGTTTCCAGAAGAGTTGGAGAGTCTGAATCACACAAACGTTGCAATAACATTTGGctttaaagggaaaatgtaaGATAAGAGTTAATAAAAcctattttagtttttaaaaaaagaaaaaaaagttttaataagGTTTAATTTCATAGCTGCAGCCATGTTGTGAGATTAAAATCAGCTTTGCCAGACTGCTCATGCATTAGCAGTGTTCAGATTGCCCAATTTAGATATTAAAGATTCAAGAACTTGACTGGTGATGAAAAacagacaacaacaaaaaaatagtagtttgcatcctttttctttccttcactgaaCACTTCCCACTCAAATATGGTCAGCCAAAAAGGTGTGAATAAAGATGAGGCACAGCAGGCAAACTTAGTTCCTTCTATAATATGCATTTCACAATTGTGAGTCCAGAAAAGCAGTATTCATGCATGTATAAAGCACATACACACTTACCCAAGATTCTCATCTTTACTAATGGACATGCATATGTCTTGAAAACAGGCCATATTTCCTAATATTCCCACACAGATTTCCTGAAAAGTCAAAACACAATATAATGAAATAACTGCAACATAGttgaaaatttcatttccaCCGCCATAAGACTAAAGTAACGAGTGTTTAAAGATGCTTTCCAGCTTCATCTCCAAGTTCTCATGATTCACCAGTTTGAAGTCGGAGACACAGACTTTTCTACTGGATGTTATTAGACTAACCTGAAATATACTTGACAGAGACTATTTGGATATTTAGATGTTAAGGCGttcataaaagcaaatatatcTTTAAATCAACTTTGCTTGCATATTCTGTGTATACTGCTTTGAAGCTAATCTGTCATCCCTACTACTAAAGCAATGAAGTGTTCTATGAACAAAAAATCACCCAGGAAAGCGTGACCCTTGCAGATATTCACTTCCTCCCAAAAGAAAGGTGTCTCAATACAAGCTTCCAGCAAAGCCCATTTTCTGATggcagagatttaaaaaaacaaatcaaaaaaacccaacgcCAAACCCAAAAGCACCACATGAAAGCAGCACATCTCATTAGGATATTCATGCCTAGACAATTACGAAAGGGATGTACACTTCTATAACAGGGACTGTGAGAGCTCTGAAACACCTGCAGTGACTCATGCTAACACAGAACATCCCAGGTAACACTTTCAGCAACTGTAAGTTGAAATCAACCCTCACCACTGAAGTTTATCTTCTTTATTAACATTCTTTTACCACTGCTAAATTACAGCAGGCATTCCTGCAGATGCTATTTCAAGAAACTAGCAGAGACAGCCAATTTGCACTGAGTTCCAAATTTTGCTTGTACTTTCAAAGCCCTTTATGTTTCTACTCATCTCCTGAAGTAAAGCTTCTGGTAACTTCATAGTTAATACCAACACTGAATAGTTTTGAAAACCCCGTGTTGAATCCTAAATGCTAGTAGTGCACTGTGCAATACAAGCTGAAAAAGAATGACACCaaaacaaaggaggaagaaaaaaagtgcattaaGTACTGGCGTCTAACAGTTCCTAACCACTAACATTATTCTCGTAGGTCTGACTAAACAAATTAATGACTGTTCAGTAATCATGAAAAaggtaataagaaaaaaaggccaatcttcactggttttttttataattaggTTTGATAAACTTAGTCCTTCATCAATAGTAACACATATCAGCTACAGCATCACTGAAATACTTACTGATTAGACTATATTTAAAACGcttttttgcagtgtttttaagtttgattttgtgttttctccttGTTCCCCTAACCTATACAAACATgcagtgggaggaggaggaatatATGTGCAAACATGTGTACAGAGCTATCTACCACGTCTATTAACATAGGACAGCTTTTTGACAGCCTATACTTACAGTAAGGCGAGGGCATTTTGACTTGGCAAGAACTCCCAAGAATATATCTGGGGCATTGAACTCACGAAGGAATGAAGCGACATCCTGTGGAGAAAGTGAATGGAGAAGTAAATGGACTCCTAGAATTTTGAAACTCAAGTCAAATCTTTTCTCACAGCACAAGGACTGGATCAAAGAGATGTCGACCTCACTACAAGAGATCAGTTACTTCCCAGTAGTTTTTCCCAATGatgtgcctcaccaccatcttTGCTTTTCAATGAGAAAAGATCAGCAATACCCTATGGTGATTCAGGATGCCAGTGATTTGCTATACAATGAGCCAAAAGATCAAATTTAgtttct contains these protein-coding regions:
- the SAAL1 gene encoding protein SAAL1, with the protein product MDRNPSPPSSEAEEEEGDAVGSTVYSKHWLFSILTRLIEVISPEKAEPAGSPKGIHTELDEEMENDICKVWDMSMDEDVASFLREFNAPDIFLGVLAKSKCPRLTEICVGILGNMACFQDICMSISKDENLGQMLLQRLCDSDSPTLLETSRLLLTCLSQPEVASVWVERIRENPSVYDCVCFIMSSSTNVELLVKVGEVVDKLFDLDEELMLNWIKNGTCRSVGPSVEDSPEELPDFKIVPCILEAAKQVRSDNLEGLDVYMHILQLLTTVDEGIQAIVQSPDGGKETWSLLCDLICHELCQPDDPPIIVQEQKTLLASILSVLSAMFASQTEQEHTKMRKSKSCFFIILLFIVLF